A genomic window from Candidatus Methylacidiphilum fumarolicum includes:
- a CDS encoding energy transducer TonB, with protein MSFFEILKNYFSFKELEVTSIRKFLFFSFFYLLLPLSCVAQPKNLTSLEGSNVGQNSDSYQFTRHRKREHRKVYILVEIAPDGLVKNATIYKSSGYPELDETALLSARKWKFSKEANHSNRIRRKIICVRFNPPLRSGSQKVAPHLQKEAVVCYVLAEVLATGHVKSTALYKSSGDAELDRLALNAVKRWKLHPAKKGNRPVESKVIIPVQFHLKHYQKKATANSTDISS; from the coding sequence TTGAGCTTCTTTGAAATTCTAAAAAATTATTTTTCTTTTAAAGAATTGGAAGTGACTTCTATCCGAAAGTTTCTTTTTTTCTCTTTTTTTTATTTGTTGCTCCCCTTGTCTTGTGTAGCCCAACCCAAAAATCTAACCAGTTTAGAAGGTTCAAATGTAGGCCAAAATTCCGACAGCTATCAATTTACAAGACACCGAAAAAGAGAGCATCGAAAAGTTTATATTTTGGTGGAGATTGCTCCTGATGGCCTTGTCAAAAACGCTACCATATATAAGTCTTCCGGGTATCCCGAGCTGGATGAAACTGCCCTTCTGTCTGCAAGAAAATGGAAATTCTCAAAAGAAGCGAATCATTCAAACCGGATCCGCCGGAAAATCATTTGCGTTCGATTCAATCCTCCACTTCGGTCAGGATCTCAAAAAGTAGCTCCTCATCTCCAGAAGGAAGCAGTTGTTTGCTATGTTCTTGCTGAAGTTTTGGCAACTGGGCATGTCAAATCCACGGCTCTCTATAAGTCCTCTGGTGATGCCGAGCTTGATCGATTGGCTCTCAACGCCGTTAAAAGATGGAAATTACATCCAGCAAAAAAAGGGAATCGCCCCGTCGAATCAAAAGTCATTATTCCTGTTCAGTTCCACCTAAAGCACTATCAGAAAAAAGCGACGGCTAACTCAACTGATATTTCCAGTTAG
- a CDS encoding TolC family protein: MAKKFVFTLAFLFFLWLTDRGIGQGESAHNFKETEKSTPSAPVSSPIPSTSPIAQSTPSSSQESAIQPPAPNSSVAPLEEQMEMAYKKSPPILSSHTFHGKGGKAVFIAVWKKILAHYPELKKKHAKLSEAIAQKALAESGYYPRLYGWADSLTSDNPILGFMMHLTERNFTAQDFNIHNLNHPGTVSNQNAGLLAIFPIFDAMQTIDSVKAAKDAIKAREEEERYTRMEASLLSIDAWIGLLFADAELFKAMSQLEASKTDLNEALQLMEQGLVLGADFFMGRSLAASIEQSKNGYLARKKVALVTLNTLAGTPAEAEIAIPKNLPRPKKISKPLSSWVQEAILYRSDLAALRHQIQVQRTEVKREKDSIMPNVNGFASGMLDSDNFTTGGRSYTVGVLGTMALFDPSRDPKIKRAKAEEEQLIHEESVLKDNIQTKLAQAITDLETAYRDSEILYHSMNDAIQAIVMTRDLYREGRKTIADLIQARTYGLQVEISYLESVARYESSKAKLFFLSGQLDDYQVQNLANELGGEE, translated from the coding sequence ATGGCCAAAAAATTTGTTTTTACTCTTGCTTTTCTTTTCTTCTTATGGTTAACGGACAGGGGGATTGGCCAAGGAGAATCGGCTCATAATTTTAAAGAGACCGAAAAAAGTACTCCCTCTGCCCCCGTTTCATCTCCCATCCCATCTACTTCACCAATTGCACAGTCGACTCCCTCTTCTAGCCAAGAGTCAGCCATCCAACCCCCTGCACCTAACAGTTCTGTTGCTCCTTTAGAAGAGCAGATGGAGATGGCTTATAAGAAAAGCCCACCAATTCTCTCTTCCCATACCTTTCATGGCAAAGGCGGTAAAGCTGTGTTCATTGCTGTATGGAAGAAGATCCTTGCCCATTATCCAGAACTGAAGAAAAAGCATGCCAAGCTCTCTGAAGCAATTGCCCAAAAGGCTCTTGCCGAATCAGGCTATTATCCACGGCTCTATGGGTGGGCTGATTCACTTACTTCTGATAATCCAATTCTCGGTTTTATGATGCATTTAACCGAAAGAAACTTCACAGCTCAAGATTTCAACATCCACAATTTGAATCATCCAGGCACTGTTTCTAATCAAAATGCAGGCTTACTTGCGATTTTTCCGATATTTGATGCCATGCAAACTATCGATTCAGTGAAAGCAGCGAAGGATGCAATAAAAGCCAGAGAAGAAGAAGAAAGATATACCCGGATGGAAGCCTCCCTGCTATCGATCGATGCCTGGATTGGTCTTTTGTTTGCCGATGCCGAACTATTCAAAGCAATGTCGCAGCTGGAAGCCTCTAAAACAGACCTCAATGAAGCATTGCAACTGATGGAACAGGGACTAGTGCTTGGAGCAGATTTTTTCATGGGAAGATCCCTTGCAGCCTCCATTGAGCAGTCCAAAAATGGCTATTTGGCCAGAAAAAAAGTGGCGCTCGTTACCCTGAACACCTTGGCAGGCACTCCAGCTGAAGCAGAAATAGCGATTCCTAAAAATCTTCCTCGACCAAAAAAAATTTCAAAGCCTTTGAGTAGTTGGGTTCAAGAGGCCATCCTCTATAGAAGTGATCTTGCTGCCTTACGGCATCAAATTCAGGTTCAACGTACGGAAGTAAAACGTGAAAAAGATTCTATTATGCCCAACGTTAACGGGTTTGCTTCGGGCATGCTTGATAGTGATAATTTTACAACAGGTGGCCGAAGCTACACGGTAGGAGTGTTAGGGACTATGGCCCTCTTCGATCCCTCTAGAGATCCAAAAATAAAAAGAGCCAAAGCTGAAGAAGAGCAGCTGATCCATGAAGAAAGCGTGTTAAAAGACAACATTCAAACCAAATTAGCTCAAGCCATAACCGATTTAGAAACAGCTTATAGGGATTCTGAAATCCTTTATCATTCGATGAATGATGCCATTCAGGCTATTGTTATGACAAGAGACTTATACCGGGAGGGGAGGAAAACAATTGCCGATCTTATCCAAGCCCGCACGTATGGTTTACAAGTAGAAATTAGTTATCTTGAAAGCGTTGCCCGGTACGAGTCTTCAAAAGCCAAACTCTTTTTTCTTTCTGGCCAACTGGATGATTATCAAGTCCAAAACTTAGCGAATGAATTGGGAGGAGAAGAATAA
- a CDS encoding S9 family peptidase, with translation MKPLRVLSLIFPFFLTSPLLFGTDSSLIPLPVLFSEPEAAAPKISPDGEKLAYLYPENRVRNVRVRFLGQKNELTITHLEKRGIRHFFWHPDSNSIFYLEDQKGNENFHLFEVGLDGKNPTDLTPFENAKVQVIAVEPSNKKFMLLALNTRNPKYFDVYKLIFATKKLELLEENPGNIIDWVADHNFEIRATQALMPNGIGAVNVRETVRSPWKPLLQWQLEEDNVKIVDFSPDNKSLWLLSSKKANTTRLISMAIESTQRKVLYEDPRYDVAGIVENPKTYALEAVAIIKDKTQWQFFDPQMEEYFAYLKTIHSGTIEIISRNYEDTVWTIRFSSDMDPGTYYLFYPKKMKAEFLFHTNSRLLAYQLAPVKPIAFRARDNLLIEGYLTLPRENTKNLPFVLYVHGGPWTRDYWEFSPVVQFLANRGYGVLQFNFRGSTGYGKDFYNAGNKQWGKKMLDDILDAKKWVIEQQYANPHKVAIMGFSYGGYATLAALAFYPDEFACGIDAMGPSNLFTLFNSFPPYWEPLKILIKKRLGDPQTDSEYFTSSSPLFAADRIKAPLLIGQGENDVRVKKMESDQIVEALRKKGQTVEYLVFQNQGHDFLNPANRLQFFEAVEVFLNKYLGK, from the coding sequence ATGAAACCTCTAAGAGTCTTGTCACTTATTTTCCCTTTTTTTCTCACCTCCCCTCTTCTGTTCGGGACGGATTCATCCCTTATTCCTTTACCAGTTCTTTTCAGCGAACCGGAAGCCGCAGCACCAAAAATTTCTCCTGATGGAGAAAAACTAGCCTATCTTTATCCAGAGAATAGGGTTCGGAACGTTCGCGTCAGGTTCTTAGGACAAAAGAACGAACTGACTATCACGCACTTAGAAAAAAGGGGCATCAGGCACTTTTTTTGGCATCCAGATAGTAATTCTATTTTCTATCTAGAAGACCAAAAAGGAAATGAGAATTTTCATCTCTTTGAAGTAGGCCTTGATGGAAAAAATCCAACAGATTTAACCCCTTTTGAGAATGCTAAAGTCCAAGTCATTGCCGTGGAGCCGTCTAACAAAAAGTTCATGCTTTTGGCTCTCAATACACGGAACCCTAAATATTTTGATGTCTATAAACTAATCTTTGCTACAAAAAAACTAGAATTACTCGAAGAAAACCCTGGAAATATAATCGATTGGGTAGCCGACCATAATTTTGAGATTCGTGCCACACAAGCCCTAATGCCTAATGGGATAGGAGCAGTCAATGTCAGGGAAACTGTCCGTTCCCCTTGGAAACCGCTTCTTCAGTGGCAGCTTGAAGAAGATAATGTCAAAATTGTGGATTTTAGTCCTGATAACAAATCTCTTTGGCTTCTATCCAGTAAAAAGGCAAACACCACTCGGCTCATATCGATGGCCATAGAATCAACCCAAAGGAAAGTACTTTATGAAGATCCACGGTATGATGTAGCCGGAATTGTAGAGAACCCTAAAACTTATGCTCTAGAAGCCGTTGCGATTATAAAGGATAAAACTCAGTGGCAATTCTTTGACCCACAAATGGAAGAATATTTTGCATACCTCAAAACGATTCATTCTGGCACCATTGAGATTATCAGCAGAAACTATGAGGACACTGTGTGGACTATACGATTTAGTTCTGATATGGATCCTGGGACCTATTATCTATTTTACCCTAAAAAAATGAAAGCGGAGTTTTTGTTCCACACCAACTCTCGACTTTTAGCTTACCAGCTTGCTCCAGTAAAACCCATAGCCTTCAGGGCTAGAGATAATCTACTCATCGAAGGATATCTGACTTTGCCTAGAGAAAATACAAAAAACCTCCCTTTTGTTTTATATGTGCATGGGGGGCCGTGGACGCGAGATTATTGGGAATTTAGCCCTGTGGTCCAGTTCCTAGCCAACAGAGGCTATGGAGTCCTTCAATTTAATTTTAGAGGGTCTACCGGTTATGGGAAGGATTTTTATAATGCAGGGAATAAGCAATGGGGCAAAAAAATGCTTGATGATATTCTTGACGCTAAAAAATGGGTTATTGAGCAGCAATACGCTAATCCTCATAAAGTCGCCATTATGGGATTTAGCTATGGGGGGTATGCTACGCTTGCAGCTTTAGCTTTTTATCCTGATGAATTTGCTTGTGGCATCGACGCTATGGGCCCTTCTAATCTTTTTACGCTCTTCAACTCCTTTCCGCCTTATTGGGAACCATTAAAGATCTTAATCAAAAAAAGACTAGGAGACCCACAAACTGACAGTGAATATTTTACAAGTAGTTCGCCATTATTTGCCGCTGACCGCATCAAAGCCCCTTTACTTATAGGCCAAGGAGAAAACGATGTCCGTGTTAAAAAAATGGAAAGCGACCAAATCGTTGAGGCTTTAAGAAAGAAAGGGCAAACTGTAGAATATCTTGTTTTTCAAAATCAGGGACATGATTTTCTCAATCCAGCTAATAGACTGCAGTTCTTTGAAGCCGTGGAGGTTTTTCTCAATAAGTATCTAGGAAAATGA
- a CDS encoding sulfite exporter TauE/SafE family protein: MKFYIVGFFVAFLIGLTGVGGGTITVPLLILMGIEPTIAIGISLGFSALIKIPSSMIYFFKGHIDKKTLLYLSLGGIPGVVLGSLILRKIYQQDHLKSIMLLLIGVIIVISSLINLWHTIKDYRPTTNKYTLLLPLCAFLIGFEVGTFSSGAGALGTLLLLSLTTLSPSDVVGTDIAFGLILSLIGGGIHLFQGLSDSSIIFKMVMGGIFGAIGGAYACMVFPKKPARIFLLIWLIFVGVMLFFRSLR, translated from the coding sequence ATGAAATTTTATATTGTTGGTTTTTTTGTTGCCTTTTTAATTGGATTGACTGGGGTCGGAGGGGGAACGATAACCGTGCCTCTACTTATCCTTATGGGGATAGAGCCTACTATAGCTATTGGAATTTCTCTTGGATTTTCTGCGTTGATTAAGATCCCAAGCTCCATGATTTACTTTTTTAAGGGGCATATCGATAAGAAAACATTACTTTATCTTTCCCTCGGTGGAATTCCAGGCGTTGTGCTTGGATCTTTGATTTTACGGAAAATTTATCAGCAGGATCATCTTAAATCCATTATGCTTCTGCTCATTGGAGTTATCATTGTAATCTCTTCCCTCATTAACTTGTGGCATACGATAAAGGATTACAGACCAACGACAAACAAGTATACCCTATTACTGCCTTTATGTGCTTTTTTAATCGGTTTTGAAGTTGGCACTTTTTCTTCTGGAGCTGGTGCGCTTGGAACACTACTGCTCTTAAGCTTGACGACCTTAAGTCCTAGTGATGTTGTGGGGACAGACATCGCCTTTGGGCTTATTCTTTCCTTGATCGGAGGCGGTATCCATCTATTTCAAGGACTAAGTGATTCGAGTATTATCTTCAAAATGGTTATGGGAGGCATTTTTGGTGCTATTGGCGGCGCTTATGCTTGCATGGTTTTCCCTAAAAAACCAGCACGCATCTTTCTCCTTATTTGGCTCATTTTCGTTGGTGTTATGCTCTTTTTTAGATCGCTTCGCTAA
- a CDS encoding helix-turn-helix domain-containing protein: MMIASPAGLPVLGPVERKVTYRLYPSKTVREELLRTRWVHCFLWNLALEERRRAWKEEKRRIGFVEQC; the protein is encoded by the coding sequence ATGATGATCGCGTCACCCGCTGGTCTTCCCGTTCTGGGCCCGGTCGAGCGCAAGGTCACCTACCGGCTCTATCCATCCAAGACCGTCCGGGAGGAGCTTTTGCGGACTCGCTGGGTCCATTGCTTCCTCTGGAACCTAGCTTTGGAGGAGCGCAGGCGGGCGTGGAAGGAGGAAAAGCGGCGCATCGGTTTCGTCGAGCAGTGCTGA
- the tnpA gene encoding IS200/IS605 family transposase, whose protein sequence is MTGQVRLHLLHHCVYALHYHLVLVTKYRRKALTRPMLDRLRAIAEMRWEGWGGQLLECNGESDHVHLLVALPPNLGLSRFLNHLKTTSSRLLRREFATTVARFYRKAVLWSRSYCVITCGGAPLTVLKQYIERQETPE, encoded by the coding sequence ATGACAGGTCAAGTGCGTTTGCACCTTCTGCATCACTGCGTTTACGCGCTGCACTACCATTTAGTTCTTGTCACAAAATACCGCCGCAAGGCGCTCACCCGCCCCATGCTTGACCGGTTGCGTGCTATTGCGGAAATGCGCTGGGAGGGATGGGGCGGACAGCTGCTTGAGTGCAACGGAGAATCTGACCACGTTCACTTGCTAGTTGCGTTGCCACCAAATCTTGGACTCAGCCGCTTCCTGAACCATCTCAAGACAACTTCTTCCAGGCTTCTCCGCAGAGAGTTTGCCACAACGGTCGCCCGTTTCTATCGTAAGGCAGTTCTTTGGAGCCGTTCCTACTGCGTTATCACGTGCGGGGGCGCCCCATTAACCGTCCTCAAACAGTACATCGAACGGCAAGAAACGCCGGAATAG
- a CDS encoding class 1 fructose-bisphosphatase, whose amino-acid sequence MSYHRVTLSKFLLERRKEGAIDPELASLINDIESACKYVAAAVSRGRLNTMEVNVSVNVQGEEQKPLDVIANDIFLKICEEGDQLQGMVSEEMEQPYIIPPEHKKGKYLLIFDPLDGSSNLDLNLTVGSIFSILKGPVGNEPLKEHHFLRPGREQVAAGFTLYGPTVMLILTVGNGVHGFTLDREVGIFTLTHPNMRIVESTKEFAINASNERFWEPPVKRYVEECIKGKTGPRGKDFNMRWIASMVAEVYRILIRGGLFMYPRDTKDLSKPGRLRLLYEANPMGFIVEQAGGMISTGRECILDIVPQSLHQRIPVILGSKEEVERLNQYHYDYDSGKPTEFDSPLFSTRSLFRND is encoded by the coding sequence ATGAGTTATCACAGAGTCACGTTGAGTAAATTTTTGTTAGAACGGCGGAAAGAAGGCGCCATTGATCCTGAACTAGCTTCGTTGATCAATGATATTGAAAGTGCTTGCAAATATGTGGCTGCGGCTGTCTCTAGAGGCAGGCTCAACACCATGGAAGTCAATGTATCAGTCAACGTTCAGGGTGAAGAGCAGAAACCTTTAGATGTAATTGCCAATGACATTTTCTTAAAGATATGCGAGGAGGGAGATCAGCTACAGGGCATGGTTTCTGAAGAAATGGAACAGCCCTATATTATTCCTCCTGAACATAAAAAAGGAAAATATCTTCTTATTTTTGACCCACTAGATGGTTCTTCCAATTTGGATTTGAATTTAACCGTTGGTTCTATTTTCTCTATTTTAAAAGGGCCAGTTGGTAATGAGCCGTTGAAAGAGCATCATTTCCTAAGACCGGGAAGAGAGCAGGTGGCAGCTGGATTTACCCTTTATGGCCCAACGGTCATGCTTATTTTAACGGTTGGCAACGGAGTCCATGGATTTACCCTTGATCGAGAGGTGGGCATTTTTACTTTAACGCATCCGAATATGCGTATCGTCGAATCGACAAAGGAATTTGCCATCAATGCTTCGAATGAAAGATTCTGGGAGCCTCCCGTTAAAAGATATGTCGAGGAGTGTATTAAAGGAAAGACTGGCCCAAGAGGAAAGGATTTTAACATGCGTTGGATTGCTTCTATGGTTGCCGAAGTCTATAGAATCCTTATCCGCGGCGGTCTTTTTATGTATCCAAGGGATACAAAAGACCTTTCTAAGCCAGGCAGACTCCGTCTTCTCTATGAGGCTAATCCAATGGGTTTTATTGTCGAACAAGCCGGAGGAATGATCTCTACAGGTAGAGAGTGTATTCTAGACATTGTGCCCCAAAGCCTACATCAAAGGATCCCCGTAATCCTTGGATCAAAAGAAGAGGTCGAGCGGCTCAACCAGTATCACTATGATTATGATAGTGGCAAACCGACCGAATTTGATTCTCCACTTTTTTCTACCAGATCTCTTTTTCGAAACGATTAA
- a CDS encoding CapA family protein, which produces MRIILVGDVMLGRLVDELLEVVDSSYPWGDLLSLFRCADWKGCNLECVFTDQTEFYELPPKVFRFKSAVKNIEVLKDAGIRVVSLANNHVLDFGKKALCEMLDHLDAAGILHSGAGVNLEESRLPVIDQIQRLKIGFLAFTDNEPSWEASEEAGIHYVPIQLDDPRAQTLFELVKETKTKVDFLIVSAHWGPNWGFEVPTEHIDFAHKLIEQGADVVFGHSPHVFRAIEIFRHSLILYSCGDFIDDYMVDPYFRNDWSFVFLLILEGKKLVSLRLFPVVITNFKAQRAKGREAEEIIERMISLCRPFGTKIHWEKEKHYCWFKL; this is translated from the coding sequence ATGAGGATAATTTTGGTGGGTGATGTCATGCTTGGAAGGCTCGTTGATGAGCTATTAGAAGTAGTGGATTCTTCTTACCCATGGGGTGATCTTCTTTCTCTTTTCCGATGTGCGGATTGGAAAGGCTGCAATCTAGAATGTGTTTTTACTGACCAAACGGAGTTTTATGAGCTGCCGCCAAAAGTTTTTCGTTTTAAATCAGCAGTTAAAAACATTGAAGTACTTAAAGATGCCGGCATTCGGGTAGTCTCCCTTGCTAATAACCATGTGCTTGACTTTGGCAAAAAAGCCTTGTGTGAAATGCTGGATCATCTTGATGCTGCTGGTATTCTGCATAGTGGGGCGGGAGTAAACCTAGAAGAAAGTCGGTTGCCAGTAATTGATCAGATTCAACGATTAAAAATTGGCTTTCTTGCTTTTACTGATAACGAACCTTCCTGGGAAGCTTCAGAAGAAGCGGGAATTCATTATGTTCCTATACAACTCGATGATCCAAGAGCTCAGACGCTTTTCGAGCTTGTCAAAGAAACAAAAACAAAAGTAGATTTCCTCATCGTTTCAGCGCATTGGGGTCCTAATTGGGGATTTGAAGTGCCGACTGAGCATATCGATTTTGCGCATAAATTAATAGAACAAGGTGCCGATGTTGTCTTTGGTCATTCCCCTCACGTTTTTCGTGCCATAGAGATTTTTCGTCATTCCTTAATCCTCTATTCCTGTGGCGATTTTATTGATGATTACATGGTAGATCCTTATTTTAGAAACGATTGGAGCTTTGTTTTTCTTTTAATACTGGAAGGGAAAAAACTAGTTTCTCTTCGGCTTTTCCCTGTGGTTATAACCAATTTCAAAGCCCAAAGAGCTAAAGGTAGAGAGGCAGAAGAAATTATCGAAAGGATGATATCTTTATGCAGGCCTTTTGGAACTAAGATCCACTGGGAAAAGGAAAAACACTATTGTTGGTTCAAGCTCTGA
- a CDS encoding phosphoribulokinase → MSSKHPIISITGSSGAGTSTVKVAFQHIFRREKINAFIIEGDAFHRYDRQEMRAKMEEMEKKGNPHFSHFGPEANLFEELEALFREYGQTGRGKYRKYLHNEEEAAPYGQKPGTFTPWEEIPEGTDLLFYEGLHGALVTDKVNIVQYTDLPIGIVPIINLEWIQKLHRDKKERGYAHEDVVHTILRRMPDYVNYICPQFSHTAVNFQRVPIVDTSNPFIARDIPSPDESMLVIRFRNPKGIDFPYLLSMLKDSFMSRPNTIVCPGSKMPLAIELIFTPMIWQLMHRKKLSS, encoded by the coding sequence ATGTCTTCTAAACATCCTATCATCTCCATTACAGGCTCTTCTGGAGCTGGTACTTCTACCGTAAAAGTTGCTTTTCAGCATATTTTCCGAAGGGAAAAGATTAATGCTTTTATCATTGAAGGCGATGCTTTTCACAGGTATGACCGGCAGGAAATGCGCGCCAAAATGGAAGAAATGGAAAAGAAGGGAAATCCCCATTTCAGCCATTTTGGACCGGAGGCCAATCTTTTTGAAGAGCTAGAAGCTCTTTTTAGAGAGTATGGCCAAACGGGTAGAGGGAAATACCGGAAGTATTTACATAATGAAGAAGAAGCGGCCCCATATGGACAAAAGCCGGGTACTTTTACTCCATGGGAAGAAATTCCAGAGGGGACTGACTTGCTTTTCTATGAAGGACTGCATGGCGCACTAGTTACCGATAAAGTCAACATCGTCCAATACACGGATCTTCCCATTGGGATTGTGCCTATTATCAATCTAGAGTGGATACAGAAACTGCATCGGGATAAGAAAGAAAGAGGCTATGCGCATGAAGATGTCGTGCATACGATATTGCGGAGAATGCCTGATTATGTGAACTATATCTGTCCACAGTTTTCTCATACGGCTGTGAATTTTCAAAGAGTGCCGATTGTGGATACTTCGAATCCTTTTATTGCTCGTGACATTCCTTCTCCGGATGAGAGTATGCTTGTCATTCGTTTCCGAAACCCTAAAGGAATTGATTTCCCCTACCTATTATCCATGCTGAAGGATTCCTTCATGTCGAGACCTAATACCATCGTATGCCCTGGATCAAAAATGCCTCTGGCTATTGAGTTGATATTTACCCCGATGATCTGGCAGCTGATGCATAGAAAAAAGCTTAGTTCATAA